A stretch of Natronococcus sp. CG52 DNA encodes these proteins:
- the gpmI gene encoding 2,3-bisphosphoglycerate-independent phosphoglycerate mutase — protein MEAALIVLDGWGLGDDTGRDAVKAADTPVFDRLSDAGASGRLEVAGRRVGLPDGQMGNSEVGHLNIGAGRVVYQEYTRVSDSVADGSFRENAAIDGAFETARENDGRVHFLGLVSDGGVHSDHEHLHALIELAGDRDVEAVTHAITDGRDTSPTGGREYLAELEDVVDEHGTGDVATVSGRYYAMDRDQNWERTKRAYDAIVNREAKYEAASAVEAIENSYDRGETDEFVEPTLVSGGSALEDGDSETPEASRAAGVEDSGDSAEQSSAGSHLALRDGDSVVWFNFRSDRARQLTRMLADVRSEDWANELETSPPNAEVVMLTQYDKTFGLPVAYPPNQPENVLGEVLADAGRTQLRIAESEKYAHVTYFLNGGREVEFDGEVRKIVESPDVPTYDQQPEMSAPEVTDTAIDTIESDDPDVLVLNYANPDMVGHTGDYEAAIEAVEAVDTQLGRLVDALEAAGAHVLITADHGNADDMGTEEDPHTAHTYNEVPFVYVAPDGTSGHRSVRDGGTLADIAPTILELIDLDQPPEMTGELLLE, from the coding sequence ATGGAAGCTGCGCTGATCGTCCTCGACGGCTGGGGGCTCGGTGACGATACCGGAAGAGATGCGGTCAAAGCGGCCGACACGCCGGTGTTCGACCGGCTGTCGGATGCGGGCGCGAGCGGTCGTCTCGAGGTCGCCGGTCGGCGCGTCGGACTCCCCGACGGGCAGATGGGTAACAGCGAGGTCGGTCACCTCAACATCGGTGCGGGTCGCGTCGTCTACCAGGAGTACACGCGAGTTTCGGACTCGGTCGCGGACGGCTCGTTCCGGGAGAACGCCGCCATCGACGGAGCGTTCGAGACCGCCCGCGAGAACGACGGGCGCGTCCACTTCCTCGGACTCGTCAGCGACGGCGGAGTCCACTCGGATCACGAACACCTCCACGCGCTGATCGAACTGGCCGGCGACCGCGACGTCGAGGCCGTAACACACGCGATCACGGACGGCCGGGACACCTCGCCGACCGGCGGCCGGGAGTACCTGGCCGAACTCGAGGACGTCGTCGACGAGCACGGAACCGGCGACGTCGCCACCGTCTCGGGCCGGTACTACGCGATGGACCGCGACCAGAACTGGGAGCGGACGAAGCGCGCTTACGACGCCATCGTGAACCGCGAGGCGAAGTACGAGGCGGCGTCGGCGGTCGAGGCGATCGAGAACTCCTACGACCGCGGCGAGACCGACGAGTTCGTCGAGCCCACGCTCGTGAGCGGCGGATCTGCGCTCGAAGACGGCGACAGCGAGACGCCGGAGGCGTCTCGAGCAGCCGGAGTCGAAGACTCCGGCGACAGCGCCGAGCAAAGCTCGGCTGGCAGCCATCTCGCGTTGCGAGATGGCGATTCGGTCGTCTGGTTCAACTTCCGCTCGGACCGGGCGCGACAGCTCACCCGGATGCTCGCGGACGTTCGCTCCGAGGACTGGGCGAACGAACTCGAGACCAGTCCCCCGAATGCCGAGGTCGTGATGCTGACCCAGTACGACAAGACGTTCGGCCTCCCGGTCGCGTACCCGCCGAACCAGCCCGAGAACGTGCTGGGCGAGGTGCTCGCCGACGCCGGCAGGACCCAGCTCAGAATCGCCGAGTCGGAGAAGTACGCCCACGTCACCTACTTCCTGAACGGCGGCCGCGAGGTCGAGTTCGACGGCGAGGTCCGGAAGATCGTCGAGAGCCCCGACGTGCCGACCTACGATCAGCAGCCCGAAATGAGCGCCCCCGAAGTGACGGATACCGCGATCGACACGATAGAGTCCGACGATCCGGACGTACTCGTGCTCAACTACGCCAATCCGGACATGGTCGGCCACACGGGCGACTACGAGGCGGCGATCGAGGCCGTCGAGGCGGTCGACACCCAGCTCGGTCGACTCGTCGACGCGCTCGAGGCGGCCGGCGCTCACGTCCTTATCACTGCGGACCACGGCAACGCCGACGACATGGGCACCGAGGAGGATCCGCACACCGCACACACCTACAACGAGGTTCCGTTCGTCTACGTCGCACCGGACGGCACGAGCGGCCACCGTTCGGTTCGCGACGGCGGCACGCTCGCGGATATCGCGCCGACCATCCTCGAGTTGATCGACCTCGACCAGCCCCCGGAGATGACCGGCGAGTTGCTGCTCGAGTAG
- a CDS encoding D-2-hydroxyacid dehydrogenase encodes MADHELLIPHPYSSESKATLESELAGLDGASITVAETPAETRAGFETATVALTPRLPPEWRDRADRLEWAQATSAGYDHYDLAALEEADIVLTTAAGVHAQPIAEQVLGSMLTFERELLTARDQQDESVWRRTEGGELASKTVGIVGLGAIGGRVADLAAAVGSNVIGTKRDLSTVPEAVDDAYPADEVDEVLRRADYLVLACPLTDETRGLIDESALETMPQDAVLVNVARGGVADEAALTEGLQQGRIAGAALDVFEEEPLPASSPLWDLSNVLVTPHMAGSTPQYYERVAAIVRENYERFVAGDREEMTNRIV; translated from the coding sequence ATGGCCGACCACGAACTCCTGATCCCGCACCCGTACTCGAGCGAGTCGAAAGCCACCCTCGAGTCCGAACTCGCGGGTCTCGACGGGGCCTCGATCACGGTCGCGGAGACGCCCGCCGAAACCCGCGCCGGCTTCGAGACGGCGACCGTCGCACTCACGCCCCGACTCCCGCCCGAGTGGCGCGACCGCGCCGACCGCCTCGAGTGGGCCCAGGCGACCAGCGCCGGCTACGACCACTACGACCTCGCGGCGCTCGAGGAGGCGGACATCGTCCTGACCACCGCTGCCGGCGTCCACGCCCAGCCGATCGCGGAACAGGTCCTCGGCTCGATGCTGACGTTCGAACGGGAGCTGCTCACCGCCCGCGATCAACAGGACGAGAGCGTCTGGCGCCGGACCGAGGGCGGCGAACTGGCGAGTAAGACCGTCGGGATCGTCGGCCTCGGCGCGATCGGCGGCCGCGTCGCCGACCTCGCCGCCGCCGTCGGTTCGAACGTGATCGGCACCAAACGCGACCTCTCGACGGTCCCCGAGGCGGTCGACGACGCCTACCCGGCCGACGAGGTCGACGAGGTGCTCCGGCGGGCCGACTATCTCGTCCTCGCCTGTCCGCTGACCGACGAGACGCGGGGACTGATCGACGAATCGGCCCTCGAGACGATGCCCCAGGACGCGGTTCTCGTCAACGTCGCCCGCGGCGGCGTCGCCGACGAGGCGGCGCTGACCGAGGGCCTCCAGCAGGGACGCATCGCCGGTGCCGCACTCGACGTCTTCGAGGAAGAGCCCCTGCCGGCGTCGTCGCCCCTCTGGGACCTCTCGAACGTCCTCGTGACGCCCCACATGGCGGGATCGACGCCGCAGTACTACGAGCGCGTCGCGGCGATCGTTCGCGAGAACTACGAGCGCTTCGTCGCGGGCGACCGCGAGGAGATGACGAATCGGATCGTCTGA
- a CDS encoding bile acid:sodium symporter family protein has protein sequence MSAVGTLERIGRFTSKYFVVWMLIASAAALYVPDVFTPIGEYIPPILGVIMLGMGLTLTPADFRRVLERPRDVLIGATVQWLAMPLAAYLLVIALSLPWEIGLGLLLVGAAPGGTASNVMTYLGRGDVALSVTITSVTTVAAPLVMPAWIILLAGESITVTFGALAREIVLIVLLPVVAGLVLRSLLDAHAPTAAKVGLSIFPAISVVAIVVIVAAIVALNVEEIWTVSAVVLLAVVAHNAIGLGAGYGVGVATGMPEDRSRACAFEVGMQNSGLAVALAVAFFEPIAALIPALFSVWHNVSGSALANYFTRREDDPSPDYERSVGAD, from the coding sequence ATGAGCGCCGTCGGGACGCTCGAGCGGATCGGGCGGTTCACGAGCAAGTACTTCGTCGTCTGGATGCTGATCGCCTCGGCCGCGGCACTGTACGTGCCGGACGTGTTCACACCCATCGGGGAGTACATCCCGCCGATCCTGGGCGTCATCATGCTCGGGATGGGGTTGACGCTGACGCCGGCGGACTTCCGGCGCGTGCTCGAGCGGCCCCGTGACGTCCTGATCGGCGCGACCGTCCAGTGGCTGGCGATGCCGCTGGCCGCCTACCTGCTCGTTATCGCGCTCAGTCTCCCCTGGGAGATCGGGCTGGGCCTGCTTCTCGTCGGCGCGGCGCCCGGCGGCACGGCCTCGAACGTGATGACCTACCTCGGCCGCGGCGACGTCGCGCTCTCGGTGACGATCACCTCGGTGACGACGGTCGCGGCGCCGCTGGTGATGCCCGCGTGGATCATCCTGCTCGCGGGCGAGTCGATCACGGTGACGTTCGGAGCGCTGGCCAGGGAGATCGTCCTGATCGTGCTGCTCCCCGTCGTCGCGGGGCTCGTTCTCCGGTCGCTGCTTGACGCGCACGCGCCGACGGCGGCGAAGGTCGGCCTGTCGATCTTCCCAGCGATCAGCGTCGTCGCGATCGTCGTCATCGTCGCGGCGATCGTGGCGCTGAACGTCGAGGAGATCTGGACCGTGAGCGCCGTCGTCCTGCTCGCGGTCGTCGCTCACAACGCGATCGGACTGGGCGCCGGCTACGGGGTCGGAGTAGCGACCGGCATGCCCGAAGATCGCTCGCGGGCCTGCGCGTTCGAGGTCGGTATGCAGAACAGCGGACTGGCGGTGGCGCTGGCGGTCGCGTTCTTCGAGCCCATCGCCGCGTTGATCCCCGCCCTGTTCAGCGTCTGGCACAACGTCAGCGGGTCGGCGCTCGCGAATTACTTCACCCGGCGCGAAGACGATCCGTCCCCCGACTACGAGCGCTCGGTCGGCGCCGACTGA